The nucleotide sequence ATTTGCAGAGAGGGAGGAGTAGACGGATAGCCACAGAGCGTCGATTGTGATTTTGGGATTGTCAGTTGTGCACTGAAACTCTCTCTGCACAAAACCTAGCAGAGCGTCGATTGTGATTTTGTGATGCCGACAGCCTTGATCCGAACTCGAACATCATGAGCCCCAACACTGGGAAGCTTGAAAGGTTGGATCTTGATGTTATGAACACCAAGAGGCCGAGCATCCATGTTTTCTGGCTCAGCAGCTTTGCCTTCCTTACCCATTTTTTGCTTGCTTTTTTGTGTGATTGAAATATAGAGAGTAGATTGCacccaaaataaaataaggcAGATACGGAGTaggtttcttttttgtttttgggttttgcagatccacggtgGACAGTGGTGAGGTTGTGAAGGTTTCATGGTGCTGAGAtgaaaaattaagagaaaacCGACAGTTTcttgtatcgattcccacagacggcgccaaatgttgatgcacaaaaccggaggggtcttggaacaatgtaaattcgaccgtgaatcttcatgaaagtaaataacacaagatgtatcgtggttcaccccaaggtttgggctacgtcgacgttgatattgtatttctgagaagattgtgagggagagagcatGAGGATCCTCATGGCCTAGGAATTAGCCTCCCCTAAGACCGTCttcaacccttgggctaaaagccaaattttttagcccggaaaatttggcttttaacccagaaacatcttttctgctccaatctTTCTGCCTTAAAATTTTAGCctggaattattaaagaataaacttaggctaatttttttcttaaatcaatttttttttaaaaataaatatgtagattattgtaaattaattttatgaacattttaatctaaaaaaatttaaattccgataaacatttggcatttagcccggggggaaagctggggagtatttggcccagaaataacatttggcatttagcctaaaattttaacatgagttggagagtgttttgggggggggtaatttggcttttagcccaggtttggagatggtctaatgaggagagtgaggggttcttttatagaataaggatttctcacttattacatatttgcctcttcctttattacataattatatttgagtcttccgagtatttatacgagatctaaatacggatgccctaagtatgatacaaacaagagtaatgctaggaagaccaaaattttaaaccaaatgatgtggttgttatgattggattattacttaattatGGATTAATgttcttatttcttattgatgacacaccatttggtttgtaaatttagtttaaaattttgatcttccTAGTATTATTCAGTCTTAATACATGAGGCATTAAAATTATGGAGTACGATTCTTTCCCCTCTCAATCTGtccctttatatttaaatgGTTACaattaagccacgttaatatcttatgttgagttttaaaaagagagacaaaaaaataaaataaaaaaaatgtgagaggAGGATGCACGAGAAagagtgacacaccccgtcccgaaggagggcatgctggccgtcacgtgagagtgacgtaaccatttgcacagtacggaagctttaagatacaatttataagttgatacacccgaaggtgagtcctaattttgttcaatctgtcagaacaccgtcgaattcctcgtagtcaccacacctttgtgattcctgaacctggaggggcgcaaaaccaaaattgagtgggtcagtaaaacaattcttttccaaatccaaacatttctcaaaacgttgtaacccctctccgtaaaacctgtataccttcccagaaatataaaatataaatatacatatatattctcaaaacttcatttttactatttcaacatttttctttatcaatcatgccatgccatgtctaattcaacagttaagtatggatgcatcaacaataatcatatcaggtgcaagaaagtaatcaaccggaggccctctaatagccctatacggttgaacctagagctcaaaatctatcactatcactctgccggagtcacctctgtgacctgtccggccttctgcacacaagttacgctctagtgcttctctcatcaatcatctgtgcacataatctaaggtcacccaccagtcgaaatctcactaacactctacgactggcccgtcgcacccactccgcgtggactgtgcgaccagcatctacttggatccaaggcgagcgtgcgatgcggtgaatactataagcactaaaccatggtgcaggatttgagctcaatatatatcaacatcatcataacagtatttaaatactcacctgatactcacctgtgcgtccgccgcaccaattcatacatatgcatcatatatcaattcatatcatttcatgcatggcaattcgattcacgtttttcatataattctatatacttttcgcatacttctatgcatggcatttcaactaatatatctcatatacttttatacattttcatctaaagcataatttcatgcattttcaatttctgggaaaacgtcaagtatatatatatgtatacggaaaacaaaactgcccactcacctggagttcgccctacaactccctagcacaatacgccaaggcgtcatgacgatcggcgcctaaaacaataatcaattccaacctcagaattcatatcgatagaatatataacttatataaaatacgtcactacgtagttcgatccggaagatccaccactcagattttaaatccataacttccagaggtccacaatatatctctaggataacatcctaaaatttcatcaccatccaacggtcggatctccgtcaattaacaaaactaagtgacggttaacattttattttatgaacttacaactccaattccggaagatccgtaacttggattcccaatccgtaagttccaataatcctcaaacatTACGTATTGCAACGTATCAaattttggtgatgatccaacagtcggatcgtcaattcatattttcacctaaatgcaaaaactataaaacgttatttgaacacctaaccaacaatccttaataactttctcatacggtgctcaatttgggtatatgaatataccacagtgatctactcgacatcacggacgtcgacatatttttaaaataattttttactgtagaacgcgcccccacgcgccaaggaaggcacgggtccacgcgcccccacgcgcaccttcttcttccttgggtcgccggactggtttttccggtgaccggaaaactggggaattttcaaatgcttcgttctccttcgtttctcaaccattttcttcgtataatatatcaaattgaagccccaaacatgtagaatcacaatatactactttAAAGCTCTAAAAACCAGGAAAGCTCACCGGAAAAATTCCAAGAAACCGGCCAAAGATGAACCACGTGATTccgacgtccattttgttcaaacgaggcactccgagcctcctcgtgacctccttaagctcactgtgagcttgttTTAGCCTAAAACGTAGTCATTTAgaagatcatgaacagtgcCATTTCACGGGGCtttaaaaactagggtttttcgAAATGAAACTCACCTGAATTTGGTATCCCCGTGTtcgtgaagtcctcaggatCACGATGGTAGTCTTAAATTGGACGTTCGTGGAGGTTTGATTGAGGTTGTGTGTGAGTCCGTAtgttcgagagtaagagagagagtgagagagttttctgagatgaaagaagaaaaagagagagaaggagttacgggttttagggagggaaataaggaatggggatcccacgtggtccttttccaatccccaactccaaaccacaaaattttaacctaaaaatctaagttccatccttaataaattccattttattttcaaaacttaggaacctagataattaacaacttgagcttcacatacttagtatttcttaagggcaatttcgtccattcacagccacgaatgtaatattttggaacgggctgtgacaaagaGAGAATTAGGAGATAAGAAAATCAAATTCCTAAATTATGAAGGGACCCTCATTACACATAATAATCAAGGACTTCTCGTGGCCCGTATTATTCAATCTCATATGTACAATATTATTGAGATGTTTTTTCCTTTCGCTGGAGAAAGTTATTTAggtgttttgcttcctttcCTATCAATATTTacttgggttttttattttcatagagttttgtgtttataatttgaactgtttatattataaatcattttgtaaagattatttatacaaaaaaaagcAACTAAAATTAAGGTTATTAGGTCAATCAATTATAACAAATAGATAGACGGttcgtaattttttttattgaatctaTTCATCATTTTTATACAGGTTGATGACTAAACAATCTCTTatttaatggattttttttttgtaaaaatgatttTTACAGACTGATTTATAATCGTAATGATTCTGATCATAAATATGAAGTTGCATGAATATGTCGCGTGGTGAATTGAGGAGCGACCTTTCCTCCTTCATTGAGGATCCAAGTTAATTCCTTTAACTTTTATGCGTCGGCAAGTAGATTAACCTTCTTTAACTTGGAAAATTCAAACCATCGAGAAAATAAGTACACCGTGCATGACAAACCTCATGTTTTGCAAAGTCATCAGAAGGAAGAGAACAATATTTCGACTATAATCTTGTGTTTTGAAAAGTCATCAGAAGGAATAGAACAATATTGCGACTATAATCAAGTATTCATTACACATGTGCTGTCGCTCTGGTCCAATTCATGCATGGATGGCCACTAATCAGAAGGCGTTTGGTTCCCAGAAAAATGAGTTTGGGGACGAGAAATTTAGATTTGGGAAAAAGTTGTCTAGCTCGTAAGAAAATTCAGAGGAAAATGAAACCCTTCATTCACCTTAAGTTTCAATAAGTGATGCTGTTGAAGTAGTGCAACCAAACAAGTCCCTTTCTTTCGAATTGATCAATGGGCACGAGTAATTAAAGACACGACCCCATGAATTGCAGATATTCTTTTGGAACTTGGAAGTTTcaacaatctttttttttttttttttgacaactAAAGGCAGGAACCTTGATTAAGCACACAACACACAGTTTCAACAATCATACGTTGGGTTCAACTTGCATGATCATGACTTGTATGTTGTAACTTGTAACTGTGACAAAATATCAATTTGGTAAATTGATGAGTCTGTATAAGCATTCAAATAAATACTGGGAAAACTGAGAAGTTAGAATAAATTAATTTGACGAATACTAGCATTAATTGATGTGGAATTGGCTCGCACGCGAGATTGACAGAATTTATGATTTGAAAATGACTCTTATATAGCGTGAtatcttgttttgttttttgttctttttatcCTCGTTGGTCGCTCCAGACATCTATTTCTCGATTACAAAACATAATATTCCATTGCTCTCATACATTTTGAGAAGGGAATGCAGGTGCTGACAAATTAGCCAATTTAGAGCTTCTATCGTCTTCACTTATTTGGCATGCCGATCCAATATATAGTGAATCGAGAGTTGAATTTCTATCCATGTGTACCAAGTTCAAAACTCCAGCCTTCTCCGTAATGAAAGTAGAATttcaaaaaaaccaaaaaaacaaaaacaaaaacgaatTTCAAATGATTCCATGCAAATATTATGTCATTTAAACAGtcattttaaattcattaattcaATCCAATGTTTTCCAATACAACCTAAACCCTAGAGAGAACAAAATTATGTCATTAAACAGtcatttaaattcattaaacaaTCATTTAAACAGTCATTTCAAATGATTCCATGCAAATAATTAtttcatccaattttttttcagtaCAACCTAAACCCTGGAGAGAACACATATATGTAAAAGAAAATATGGACACAGCAGATCTGCATATGCGTTTACAAAGACTACCAACACAAGAAGTTTGCTACAAGAGAAATAGAACTTCCACTGATTCTCAAGAGGGCCTTGATTCCGAGTTGATTTCCGAGAAGTAGAGGCCAGTCGTAGAGGTAGATTCGAATGCATGGACAGTAATTGAATTTTGCGTATGGCTAATACTCGAGCTATGATCACCCCGCTGGCGGTGGAGATCTCTCATGGCCCTAAATCTCAAATCCTCCTTATACGTCCTCGGTTCTGGTACCACGTCAGGGACGGGTATTTGTCCTTCGAGCATGCTCACCGCCTCGGACATGCAAGGCCTAAGTGATGCAGAGGCATTTGTGCACAGGAGAGCTACTTTAACCATGATCTCTGCTTCTTTTTGGTCAACCTCGGAACCTAACTTCTCATCGATCAGCTCCAATAAGTTACCTGTTTGTTGCAAATGACAAGCCTGCACATGTTCATCGTAGTTTCGTGCCGAATCAGTATTAATGATAACAACCAGATGAATGGATGCGAAAATGGATCAAACAGAAAAAGGGTGTGGTAAGAGTACCCAATCTAAAAGGCAAACCCAATCATCACTCGGAATATAATTGCTGTTGTTCTTCCCACTGATGATTTCCAAGGCCACTACTCCAAAACTGTAAACATCCGCTTTGTAGGTCAGGTGACCCCATAGTGCGTATTCTGGTGCCATATATCCTCTGCAAATCAAGATCCCGATATGTTGTTACTTGAAAAAATATTCACCAATTTAGCTAGATTTCACTGCAAGTATAACACGAAGTCAATGTACACAAGGATATGGCAAGTGGGAACTGACATTGTCCCAGCTACTCGGGTGCTTATGTGCGTCTTCTCCTCTTCATCAAGTTTTGCCAATCCAAAGTCGGATATTTTAGGGTTCAAGTCCTCATCAAGCAGCACATTAGTCGCTTTGATGTCTCGGTGAACAATTTTAAGCACAGATTCTTCATGGAGAAAAGCTAGTCCTCTTGCTATCCCAATGCAGATCTTAAGCCTTGTTGCCCAGTCCAATCTAAGATGATTTTCTCGGCCTACAAAATTATATCAAAGAAAATATTGCTCACTCAAACTTTCTTTTCATCTCTATAATAATTATGTAAACAGATATTTCCAAAAAGAACGAAACTCTACTCAGGGAGTATAGAAGAAGAAATCTAGAAATCAGTCTAGCGCAtctaaatacaaataaataaaggttATAACCATACTTATACAGTTCATTAATTGGCATCATACTCACCGAACAAAGCTCTTGCAAGGTTATTGTTCTCCATGTACTCATAGACCAACAATAACTGACCTCCTTCGATACAACATCCATGAAGTTTCACAAGATTCGGATGTTGCAAACAAGAAATCATGCCCATCTCATTTAAGAACTCACGATTTCCTTGCCTTGACATAGACGAAAGCTGCTTAACAGCTATCACTCTACCATCAGGCAATTGACCCTGCACCCAATCCATGTTCAGAATTACATATCTCAATGTAAAAAAGAGAAAATCTTAAACACCAGGGAAACAATTGGTACAGGTTCCTAAAGTACCTTGTAGACAGGACCAAAGCCACCTTCTCCAATTTTGTTATCATAATTGAAGTCATTAGTGGCGGCTTTTAGTTGTTTTAAAGTAAAACCCCCTCTCTGCCCATCAAGTCCGTCTCTATCTGTCCAAGGAGGCACAGCAGAAAAGCATGTAAagtattattcatcactatatTTCCTTTCTTGAGCAAACATGTCGTCTAATTGTTAGTTTTCTTTTGTGAAAATTATCAATACGAATCATTGAATCTTAGAATGGCACATTTGAAAGATCAAGCAcctttcttccttccccttttgCAAGGCAAGTACCCTTTCCACCAAAGGATCCCTAATATGATGAATACTAGGAGAAATGCTCCTACTACGACTCCAGTGACAATGTGAGCAGTTCTTTTTTTTCCACCATTTGAGCAATCTCTGGAATCTGCTCAAAGGAATACATCAATTAGTTAACTGAAATAACATATAagaagaaaggataagataTATGTCCAGGTACAAGTTAATTTCAAAGGTTGAAATGAACATAACACTTTCAATATTGAACAAAAGAAACCGTAAACgaagttgaaaatttgaaatccatTCATTTTCATGTTCTAAACTCAGAAAATTTTGTGATACAAGCTTTTTCTTAGGCATACTTTGCAATGAAGAACTCATCAAAATTACTCACCAGATTCCACGGAAATAGCAGAGATAAGGGGACCATATACTCCTCTGTCAGGAATCCTTGTTGTGCCTTTACCAGCGAAATAGAATCGGATCTCTAAGATATTATTTGTCACACTGACATTGTGTTGTATTATTGCAGGCTTTTGAGCCACCTTTGCCTCCTCTTCAATATTGAAATCCTTCCGCAATACTTCATCCTGAGACAAAGTGCTTGAGTTAAACCGCTTTGTGACTTCAACATATATTTGTAACAATATGACCAATTACCTGAACATAGATATCAAAAATGCGCCTTCCAAGACTCGTATATGTTTGGTCATTTGTAAACTGTATCTCCGCAAAGTGAAGGGTTACAGTATAGTCACCATTTTCTAAGCAATAATGGAAATAAGTGATTGAAAGTGGAGATATGCGTGCTGTTGTGTATAATCCAGAGATATTGGAAGATGCCAGAGATACAGAGTAGCGTGTATTCTGGAAATCGTTGTCATCCATGAAGTCTCCAGTGCTACTAAATCCCCAATAAGAagcatcatttaaaaaaaaatctgcagTGCCACCTTCAACTCCTCCGTCTCCTTCATACAAAATGTTTCCTTTGTTTCCTTCGACAGTGATGTCATTTCCACCACAATTAACATGCAAACAAGTTGAAACTGGCATAATatgttaaaataaaattataagtgAGAGAACATGAAAGAATGCTGGATAGTAACGTACTAAGGATGCAATACAACTATCTACTAACACACAACAGTGATGAAAACATTGAAGTTTCGAATTATGTAATGttctatgtaaaaaaaaattcaggcaAAGCGGGTTTCAAACTTCACTGccagcattttttttttgaaacacaCACTTTACAGTCAGAAGAATTTACTTTATTGCGTATATAATCTTAAATATATCCTTACATCGTGGACAGTCGAGATTCTTCAAGCATGGAAGACCTCTCATTCTGCCATAATTGAGTGGAAAATATGTTAACATGGAATGTACACCATGCATATATGAACATTTTTGTGATTGGTATAATGCAACAAAAGAAAGCAAGACAGAGAGACAATCTTACAAGTTGTTTTCTCTTGAAGAGCTCCGGAACAGATTCAGGTTTAGATTGCTAACGATAGGGAAATATGTGAAACAATAATCAGTTTATATCGCTATAAAACTGGCATAAAACATGAATATTTACTAGAGAAGTATTCTGACATGTTGTCTTGACAAGCAGGTTTCTCGGGGCCTTGCCATGTGAAGTTATTGTACGAAAGATCACTGCATGCAATAAATAAATCGTAAAGGTCACTCTCTATCTAGGAAAAAGGTACATAAGCTAGAGTGACGTTGCTCCTGGAGATGCCATTTCCGGACGCGCATCCCCTCTCCGTCAAAGCCAAAAAGAATGAAGAAGATTCATCTAAGGAAATGAAAAAATGGAAACAGGAGACTGGTAGTCTGGTACTGTACATGTATTTTATAGCAAAGCATATTGCAGATTTTGGAAAATTATATACTTCAAGGAAAAGGTGAGACTGAAAAATCTTCCATATGTGCAAACATCGTTATATTGCTAAAACAGGTTAGCTCCCAGAATGCCAGTGTTAGTACCTACTTAGCAATAATACACTCATGAGAAAGATCTTGGGTACAAAGAGAAGCATCGAAGGTAAAGGTGAATTGCAAATatatcaaaagagagaaagaaataagATGACGCGTTCAAAATAAGTATCGGACATACATGTTACTTCCATCCTTGAAGACTGAGTCTGGTACACTTCCACTCATAGAGTTGCCAGTTACAAATCTACAGAAAGCAACATCAGATGTTTGGAGTGTTACATCAATATTCAATTAGATTATATAACGAATGAAAAAACAATTAAGCACGCAGCAACCTGAAAATCTAAAGTTTCATTCCCAAAATATAGTTCATAGTCAATGTATCAGAAGGATATACTTACAGGAATCTCAAACGCTCTAAGTTCAATGTGGATGGAATTTCCCCTACTAACTTGTTAAAACTGACATCCCTATAACAATCAgaatacaaaaatataattaaactgCATTCCCAGTCATAAAACAACAGTGCAATCAGTCCCCAACTTCACACACTACTTACAACATTTCCAGGTTTTGCATTGTCCAGACGTATGGAGGAATCTCTCCAGAAATGTTACAGTTTCTCAGAACCCTAAGATATGTAACTAAATAGCATTAGAAAAACTGGCATAAAAGGTAAATATAACTAACACCTTCATGGTATTGGATGATACAAATACTGTACGTACAATCTTACTAGGCCTGTTGTGTTTTTTAATACTGGAAAACCCTGCTCTGTTCCATTTATATCGCTAATCCTCCTAAGTAGGCACCACAAGAAATAAAAGCAAGTAATTCaatagaacaaaaataaaaataacaacttAAAGCTGCGAAGAAAACTTGAAAATGCGTTTACTCACAACTCTGTTAAGTTGATCAAAAGAGATATGTTGGAAGGGATTGGTCCCTGAAGCCCACTCGCATGCATTTCTCTTCAACgatccaaaatatacatatttCACGCATACATGACACGTTAGAAACAAATAAGTCTGAAGTAATTTGGCTCATCTATAATGATTTAAACGGCAGGTCTGaattttttcaaaagcaaaagatcTTACAATCTCTCGAGTTGTTTCCAATTCTGTATAAAATCAGGTATTGTTCCACTGAAGTTGTTATCGTTTATTCTACTGCATTGGACAATAAAATTGTATCAGGTGACACGCAAGCAGGTTTTTAGACATTCAAAAACAAACACACTGAAAAAACATACAAGTCTGTCAAATTTCTTAGCCCAGAAAATGTCATTGGTAAGTTTCCAATCAAACGATTGGAGGACAACATCCTGCAATTCCAATGCCAAGGCAATGAACCATCAATTTTCACCTATCTTTCATCCTTCAAAAAGTGTTAACAGTGtaccaaaaaatatataaagaacCAAATTTGTCTAAAAGGAAAATTGCATTACATAGTTCCCAAGTTGATTAAACTTCCAAGCTCATGGGGAACAACTCCGGAGAATTGATTTGCTTCAAGAACCCTGATtgtcaaaaaataaagaatattgAGACTGGAAAGAGCAAGCCAGAATCACTTTCATTGACTGCGAGAAAATCCAAATTGGAGGGAAAAAAAGGGTTTCACGATGAATGCAAATAGAAAAGCTTCTGCAGCTTTTGAAGTAATAGTAGAATGTAATCCAGGGAGACGGGATGGAGACCCTGACAATCTTAGTTACAATAAGTCCATgatcaaaaaaaataataactgAGAAAAACGAAAAATCTAAGCTTACAGGGATGTAAGAGTAGTAATATTTCCCAACTCCTTCGGAATCTCCCCTGACAAGCGATTCACAAGAAGAGAGCTGCATAGAATTTCTATTTAATTTACAACAAGAAGTACAAAATCAAAATACAACCACAAAAATTGACAAGAGCTCACATTGAAGTTAACTGCATTGCACCCCATTCTTTTGGTATAGTACCATTTAGATAATTGAGAGCAAAATCACTAcacaaagaggaagaaaaagaaaatgaagtgatACTCATAGTCACTAGAAATAAAGGTCACAGATAGAACAAAGTCATTAGACATAGTCACATTACTCTTGAAATTTACAAAATGCTCTTACATTTGTTTAAGGTAAGGAAGTTTGACAAGTTGAGGGGGAAGCATGCCAGGTAGACTATAACCCTTGAGTACTCTGCTAGATTCAAAATTATGAAATCGAGTATTACGCAGAGTACAATGTTATTAAGAAAGCAGAATAATCATAAAGGGGATTGCTTGCAAATGAATGATTAAGGTCAAGAACCCTTCCTTTAGACGGAAATACCAATATGGGCAAACTACACAAACCTCCGAGACATTAAGGTCAAGAACATCAAGCTCATTACCACTGCCAAGTTTAGCATTAGGTGGAAAACTGAGAACATCTATACCTCCAGCAACAGAACCTCTTCTAGCACCTATTAGACAAGGACGGCCAAAGGTAAGTTCTACCACTGCAAGGAGGATTCTTGTATTTCACCTAACCCCATCGGAGGTCAGTATAG is from Malus sylvestris chromosome 5, drMalSylv7.2, whole genome shotgun sequence and encodes:
- the LOC126623378 gene encoding probable LRR receptor-like serine/threonine-protein kinase RFK1 isoform X2 — protein: MFSVFHLMLNLAVVMSLMFLTLMSRRVLKGYSLPGMLPPQLVKLPYLKQIDFALNYLNGTIPKEWGAMQLTSISLLVNRLSGEIPKELGNITTLTSLVLEANQFSGVVPHELGSLINLGTMMLSSNRLIGNLPMTFSGLRNLTDFRINDNNFSGTIPDFIQNWKQLERLEMHASGLQGPIPSNISLLINLTELRISDINGTEQGFPVLKNTTGLVRLVLRNCNISGEIPPYVWTMQNLEMLDVSFNKLVGEIPSTLNLERLRFLFVTGNSMSGSVPDSVFKDGSNIDLSYNNFTWQGPEKPACQDNINLNLNLFRSSSRENNLMRGLPCLKNLDCPRFSTCLHVNCGGNDITVEGNKGNILYEGDGGVEGGTADFFLNDASYWGFSSTGDFMDDNDFQNTRYSVSLASSNISGLYTTARISPLSITYFHYCLENGDYTVTLHFAEIQFTNDQTYTSLGRRIFDIYVQDEVLRKDFNIEEEAKVAQKPAIIQHNVSVTNNILEIRFYFAGKGTTRIPDRGVYGPLISAISVESDSRDCSNGGKKRTAHIVTGVVVGAFLLVFIILGILWWKGYLPCKRGRKKDRDGLDGQRGGFTLKQLKAATNDFNYDNKIGEGGFGPVYKGQLPDGRVIAVKQLSSMSRQGNREFLNEMGMISCLQHPNLVKLHGCCIEGGQLLLVYEYMENNNLARALFGRENHLRLDWATRLKICIGIARGLAFLHEESVLKIVHRDIKATNVLLDEDLNPKISDFGLAKLDEEEKTHISTRVAGTIGYMAPEYALWGHLTYKADVYSFGVVALEIISGKNNSNYIPSDDWVCLLDWACHLQQTGNLLELIDEKLGSEVDQKEAEIMVKVALLCTNASASLRPCMSEAVSMLEGQIPVPDVVPEPRTYKEDLRFRAMRDLHRQRGDHSSSISHTQNSITVHAFESTSTTGLYFSEINSESRPS
- the LOC126623378 gene encoding probable LRR receptor-like serine/threonine-protein kinase RFK1 isoform X1; amino-acid sequence: MLPKSSSFSALLVIVFSCSFSLLRFSESVVPQDEIDALQAISKTMGANYWKFNGDSCEIESVGVTEEPPKGAESSIGCECNNTVCHVTEIVLKGYSLPGMLPPQLVKLPYLKQIDFALNYLNGTIPKEWGAMQLTSISLLVNRLSGEIPKELGNITTLTSLVLEANQFSGVVPHELGSLINLGTMMLSSNRLIGNLPMTFSGLRNLTDFRINDNNFSGTIPDFIQNWKQLERLEMHASGLQGPIPSNISLLINLTELRISDINGTEQGFPVLKNTTGLVRLVLRNCNISGEIPPYVWTMQNLEMLDVSFNKLVGEIPSTLNLERLRFLFVTGNSMSGSVPDSVFKDGSNIDLSYNNFTWQGPEKPACQDNINLNLNLFRSSSRENNLMRGLPCLKNLDCPRFSTCLHVNCGGNDITVEGNKGNILYEGDGGVEGGTADFFLNDASYWGFSSTGDFMDDNDFQNTRYSVSLASSNISGLYTTARISPLSITYFHYCLENGDYTVTLHFAEIQFTNDQTYTSLGRRIFDIYVQDEVLRKDFNIEEEAKVAQKPAIIQHNVSVTNNILEIRFYFAGKGTTRIPDRGVYGPLISAISVESDSRDCSNGGKKRTAHIVTGVVVGAFLLVFIILGILWWKGYLPCKRGRKKDRDGLDGQRGGFTLKQLKAATNDFNYDNKIGEGGFGPVYKGQLPDGRVIAVKQLSSMSRQGNREFLNEMGMISCLQHPNLVKLHGCCIEGGQLLLVYEYMENNNLARALFGRENHLRLDWATRLKICIGIARGLAFLHEESVLKIVHRDIKATNVLLDEDLNPKISDFGLAKLDEEEKTHISTRVAGTIGYMAPEYALWGHLTYKADVYSFGVVALEIISGKNNSNYIPSDDWVCLLDWACHLQQTGNLLELIDEKLGSEVDQKEAEIMVKVALLCTNASASLRPCMSEAVSMLEGQIPVPDVVPEPRTYKEDLRFRAMRDLHRQRGDHSSSISHTQNSITVHAFESTSTTGLYFSEINSESRPS